The Brachionichthys hirsutus isolate HB-005 chromosome 11, CSIRO-AGI_Bhir_v1, whole genome shotgun sequence genome includes a window with the following:
- the mrps22 gene encoding small ribosomal subunit protein mS22, protein MAALRSARRLLPSYLRVKNGQKDKQMLVGCSIRTLCGGTRDNGLSDNAKPKFTDAAVQDILKRITGLDLQKVFRPIIQEQKIPQYKLMTDEQLQQATAFAKEQARKRLQMPPVLPERKPITDVLCEDKFLDGMDTGKYVFTDINFDVPHRERFIVVRENDGTLRKATWEERDRLIQVYFPREGRKITAPSIFKEENLKIAFSKDRHEDLLDLCQVQFEPDTSEYIRLHATTYEDLDRRGKHELLRATRHFGGMVWYLVNARRVDGLIVDMLKRELLQDAVSLVSLFHMVHPQSESAQEASRQQAAGTDLLKIYAQKESQRAGYIELDLQAQEQWAEKSSAA, encoded by the exons ATGGCGGCGCTCCGTTCAGCACGGCGTTTGCTTCCGAGCTACTTGCGGGTGAAAAACGGTCAAAAGGACAAGCAAATGTTGGTCGGATGTAGCATCAGGACGCTTTGCGGTGGAACGCGAGATAACG GCTTGTCTGACAACGCAAAGCCCAAGTTCACAGATGCAGCTGTGCAGGACATCCTCAAGAGGATAACGGGCCTGGACCTGCAGAAGGTGTTCCGACCCATCATACAGGAGCAGAAGATACCACAGTACAAACTCATGACTGACGAGCAGTTACAGCAG gCAACAGCGTTTGCCAAAGAGCAGGCTCGGAAGCGGCTGCAGATGCCTCCTGTCCTGCCGGAGAGGAAACCCATCACCGATGTGCTGTGTGAAGACAAGTTCCTGGATGGCATGGACACAGGCAAATACGTCTTCACAGACATCAACTTCGATGTCCCACACAGG GAGAGATTCATCGTTGTACGGGAGAACGACGGAACCCTGAGAAAGGCGACCTGGGAGGAGAGAGACCGTCTCATTCAGGTCTACTTCCCCAGGGAGGGACGCAAAATCACAGCACCTTCGATCTTCAAGGAGGAAAACCTGAAG ATTGCGTTTTCCAAGGACCGCCATGAGGACTTGTTGGACCTGTGTCAGGTCCAATTCGAGCCAGACACTTCTGAATACATCAGG TTACATGCAACCACCTATGAGGACCTGGACAGACGTGGCAAACATGAGCTCCTGCGCGCCACCAGACATTTTGGTGGCATGGTTTGGTACCTCGTGAACGCACGCAGGGTGGATGGGCTAATCGTGgacatgctgaagagagagct gCTGCAGGACGCCGTTAGCCTGGTGTCTCTGTTCCACATGGTCCACCCGCAGAGCGAGTCGGCGCAGGAAGCCTCCAGACAGCAAGCCGCGGGCACCGACTTACTCAAG ATCTACGCGCAGAAGGAGTCCCAAAGGGCGGGGTACATCGAGCTGGACCTGCAAGCGCAGGAGCAGTGGGCTGAAAAGAGCTCTGCAGCCTGA
- the LOC137901676 gene encoding coatomer subunit beta'-like, producing the protein MVISLYNGTVVVWNHETQMMVKSFEVCEEPIRVAKFAARKNWIVVGADDMMIRVFNYNTLECVHKFEAHVDYIRSIAVHPTQPYVLSCSDDMSIKLWDWDRKWTCTQVFEGHTHYVMEIIVNPNDTNQFASASLDRTIKVWQLGSKTANFTLEGHEKGVNCIDYYRGGGKPYLISGADDRLIKIWDYQNKTCVQTLEGHTQNVTCAAFHPELPIILSGSEDGTVRVWHSYTYRLESTLDYGMERVWCIASQPGSKGVALGYDDGSIIIKFGRDEPAMSMDASGKVIWAHHSEVQQANLKALGEAEVTDGEKLLLHIKDMGSCEIYPQMIQHSPNGRFVVVCGDGEYIIYTAMALRNKSFGSAQEFVWSHDSSQYAIKESNVKVKIFKNFKEKTAFKPDFEAEGIFGGFLLGVRSNRDLALYDWESAELIRRIEIQPKHVFWSDSGDLVCVATTDSFFVLRYLSERVAAARESKEENTDDGIEGAFEVLGEVPEGVQTGVWVGDCFIYTSSLKRLNYYVGGEIITIAHLDRTMYLLGYIPKDDRLYLGDKELNIVSYSLLLSVLEYQTAVVRGDFSLADKVLPTISKEQRIRVARFLEKQGFKKQALAVSADPEHKFDLALQLGEVEIAYQLALEAESEQRWRQLAELATAKCQYSLAQECLSHARDYGGLLMLATTSGNAGMVDKLAKGAEMDGKNNVAFISFFLLGRLDKCLDLLIKTDRLPEAAFLARTYLPSQMSRVVKLWKESLSKVNRKAADSLADPSQYGNLFPGLQQALLAEQYLGETRIGARPAADYPLTMLDEDRDVLEESAGFELNGEITEPEELNGLNETVSVAAMPEAEAAETHELEERISLKRELLVPVSAREKDSFPEAAAFPPPVTAAEDPKQAQSASSEEDEAEEASVSTEEETNGDAVTATEDVLVSAGATTDAIKTESSGTGETPGYDTRETHFASSEAPPIMDAPEEAGEFVSETEHSSLAEDQLISFENAASPVPSAPTCEHAFQEVTVDPLLGLLGDPVPLLKRVTPQEPEAKEPMTALPVKPDGILEPEISSEVEAPEGSTEEQGADHEEEEEPEDVEADQNEEELDDLDLDHFELEDIDTTDVNLDEDLSELH; encoded by the exons ATGGTCATCAGTCTCTACAACGGCACTGTGGTGGTCTGGAACCATGAGACACAG atGATGGTGAAATCCTTTGAGGTGTGTGAAGAACCCATCAGAGTTGCCAAGTTTGCAGCAAGGAAGAACTGGATCGTTGTCGGAGCG GATGATATGATGATTCGCGTCTTCAATTACAACACCCTGGAGTGCGTCCACAAGTTTGAGGCTCACGTTGACTACATCCGTTCCATCGCTGTCCACCCTACACAGCCCTACGTCCTCAGCTGCAGCG ATGACATGTCGATCAAGCTGTGGGATTGGGACCGAAAGTGGACGTGCACTCAAGTGTTCGAGGGGCACACTCACTACGTTATGGAGATCATCGTCAATCCCAACGACACCAACCAGTTTGCCAGTGCGTCTCTGGACAGAACTATTAAG GTGTGGCAGCTGGGCTCCAAGACCGCCAACTTCACTCTGGAGGGTCACGAGAAGGGCGTGAACTGTATTGATTATTACAGAGGAGGAGGCAAACCCTACCTCATCTCGGGGGCTGATGACCGCCTGATCAAGATCTGGGATTATCAG AACAAAACCTGTGTTCAGACCCTGGAGGGTCACACCCAGAACGTGACCTGCGCAGCGTTCCATCCTGAGCTGCCGATCATCCTCTCGGGCTCTGAGGACG GCACGGTCCGAGTGTGGCACTCCTACACCTACCGACTAGAAAGCACTCTCGACTATGGCATGGAGAGGGTGTGGTGCATAGCTAGCCAGCCTGGCTCCAAGGGCGTGGCTTTGGGCTATGATGAtggcagcatcatcatcaag TTTGGTCGGGATGAGCCGGCCATGTCCATGGACGCCAGTGGGAAGGTGATATGGGCTCACCACTCTGAGGTGCAGCAGGCGAACCTGAAGGCTCTGGGAGAGGCCGAGGTCACAGACggagagaagctgctgctccaTATCAAAGACATGGGCAGCTGTGAGATCTACCCCCAGATGATCCAACACAGCCCCAACGGGAG ATTTGTAGTGGTGTGTGGGGATGGGGAGTATATCATCTACACCGCCATGGCCCTGAGGAATAAGAGCTTTGGCTCCGCCCAAGAGTTTGTCTGGTCACATGACTCCTCACA GTACGCCATCAAGGAAAGCAACGTTAAAGTCAAGATATTTAAGAACTTTAAAGAGAAGACGGCGTTTAAGCCCGACTTTGAGGCTGAAG GTATCTTCGGAGGCTTCTTGCTGGGGGTCAGGTCAAACCGTGACCTGGCCTTGTATGACTGGGAGAGTGCCGAGCTCATCCGCCGCATTGAGATCCAACCCAAACAC GTTTTCTGGTCCGACTCCGGGGACCTTGTTTGCGTCGCTACCACTGACTCGTTCTTTGTGCTGCGCTACCTATCGGAGAGGGTTGCAGCAGCGCGAGAGTCCAAGGAAGAGAATACGGACGATGGAATCGAGGGCGCCTTCGAG GTTTTGGGGGAGGTCCCAGAGGGGGTGCAGACGGGAGTTTGGGTCGGCGACTGCTTCATCTACACCAGCTCGCTTAAGAGATTAAACTATTATGTTGGAGGAGAGATCATCACCATtgctcacctggacag GACCATGTACCTGCTGGGCTACATCCCCAAGGATGATCGTCTGTACCTCGGAGACAAGGAGCTGAACATCGTCAGCTACTCCCTGCTGCTTTCAGTGCTGGAATACCAGACGGCTGTCGTGAGGGGGGACTTCAGCTTGGCCGACAAGGTTCTACCGACAATCTCCAAAGAGCAGAGGATCAGAGTCGCACGCTTCTTGGAGAAACAG GGCTTCAAAAAGCAGGCTCTAGCTGTGTCCGCCGACCCGGAACACAAGTTTGACTTGGCCCTGCAGCTGGGAGAGGTCGAGATCGCCTACCAGCTGGCATTGGAGGCGGAG TCAGAGCAGAGATGGCGGCAGCTGGCAGAGCTCGCTACTGCAAAGTGCCAGTATAGCCTGGCCCAAGAGTGTCTGAGCCATGCTCGGGATTATGGGGGATTATTGATGTTGGCCACCACATCGGGCAACGCCGGCATGGTGGATAAACTGGCCAAAGGAGCAGAGATGGACGGAAAGAACAACGTTGCCTTTATCTCTTTCTTCCTGCTGGGAAG GTTGGACAAATGTCTGGACCTTCTCATCAAAACAGATCGGCTGCCAGAGGCTGCGTTTTTGGCAAGAACCTATCTGCCCAGCCAAATGTcaag GGTGGTGAAGCTCTGGAAGGAAAGTCTGTCCAAGGTCAATCGGAAAGCAGCAGATTCCCTGGCTGACCCCTCCCAGTACGGCAACCTGTTCCCTGGCCTCCAGCAAGCCCTGCTGGCTGAGCAGTACCTGGGGGAGACTCGCATCGGGGCCAGGCCTGCTGCAGACTACCCACTCACCATG CTAGATGAGGATCGGGATGTTCTGGAGGAGTCTGCAGGATTTGAGCTCAATGGAGAGATCACTGAGCCAGAG GAATTGAATGGTTTGAATGAAACGGTCAGTGTAGCAGCAATGCCAGAGGCtgaagctgcagaaacacacgaGCTAGAGGAACGGATTTCACTGAAACGGGAGCTCCTTGTTCCCGTTTCAGCAAGAGAAAAAGATTCATTCCCAGAAGCGGCAGCATTCCCTCCACctgtcactgcagcagaagaTCCAAAGCAAGCCCAGTCTGCATCTTCAGAGGAGGACGAAGCCGAGGAAGCTTCAGTCTCCACGGAAGAGGAGACAAACGGTGATGCTGTCACGGCAACAGAAGATGTCCTGGTCAGTGCTGGCGCTACAACTGATGCTATTAAAACAGAATCTTCAGGAACTGGGGAAACGCCTGGATATGACACACGGGAAACACATTTTGCCTCCTCGGAAGCACCACCCATCATGGATGCACCAGAGGAGGCTGGAGAGTTTGTTTCAGAAACGGAACACTCATCATTAGCAGAGGATCAGCTTATCTCCTTTGAAAACGCAGCCAGTCCAGTGCCGAGTGCGCCTACGTGTGAACACGCTTTTCAAGAGGTGACCGTTGATCCACTGCTGGGTCTGCTAGGAGATCCAGTTCCATTATTGAAGCGAGTCACACCACAGGAACCAGAAGCAAAAGAACCAATGACAGCACTCCCAGTGAAGCCTGATGGCATCCTGGAGCCCGAGATTTCATCAGAAGTAGAAGCTCCTGAGGGGAGCACAGAGGAGCAGGGTGCAGatcacgaggaggaggaggaaccagAGGACGTGGAGGCCGATCAGAACGAAGAG GAACTGGACGATTTGGATCTGGATCATTTCGAACTGGAAGATATCGACACTACAGACGTCAACCTCGATGAGGATTTGAGTGAACTGCATTGA
- the LOC137901287 gene encoding retinol-binding protein 2-like — translation MPADYNGRWEMVSNENFEELMKALDIDFATRKIASHLHQTKVIIQSGDKFETKTLSTFRNYEVNFTVGLEFEEQTKGLDNRKVQTMVSWDGDKLVSVQKGEKENRGWTHWMEGDLLHLEITALDKVCHQIFKRA, via the exons ATGCCTGCAGATTACAATGGACGGTGGGAGATGGTGTCCAATGAGAACTTTGAAGAATTAATGAAAGCCCTCG ACATCGACTTCGCCACCAGAAAGATAGCCTCCCACCTGCATCAGACAAAAGTAATCATCCAGAGCGGAGACAAGTTTGAAACAAAGACGCTGAGCACCTTCAGAAACTACGAGGTTAACTTCACCGTGGGGCTGGAGTTTGAGGAGCAAACGAAGGGCCTCGACAACAGAAAGGTCCAG ACGATGGTTTCCTGGGATGGAGACAAGCTGGTGAGCGTTCAGAAGGGGGAGAAAGAAAATCGTGGCTGGACCCACTGGATGGAGGGAGACCTGCTCCACCTG GAAATCACCGCCCTCGACAAAGTCTGCCACCAAATATTCAAGAGGGCCTAG